From Myotis daubentonii chromosome 15, mMyoDau2.1, whole genome shotgun sequence, one genomic window encodes:
- the AXL gene encoding tyrosine-protein kinase receptor UFO isoform X5, with protein sequence MGRVPLAWWLALCCWGCMAPNGLNKTSSFSCEAHNAKGVTTSRTAIITVLPQRPHDLHLVSSLPTKLEAVWTPGLSGIYPLTHCTLQAVLSDDGVGIRLGEPDPPEEPLTMQVSVPPHQLQLDSLRPHSPYHIRVACASSQGPSPWTHWLPVETPEGVPLGPPKNVTAIRNGSQAIVRWQKPMAPLQGTLLGYRLAYRGQDTPEVLMDIGLKQEVTLELREDRTVPNLTVCVAAYTASGDGPWSLPVPLEPWRPGQRQPVHQLVSEPPAPSFSWPWWYVLLGAVVAAACVFILALFLIHRRKKETRYGEVFEPTVERGELVVRYRVRKSYSRRTTEATLNSLGISEELKEKLRDVMVDRHKVALGKTLGEGEFGAVMEGQLNQDDSILKVAVKTMKIAICTRSELEDFLSEAVCMKEFDHPNVMRLIGVCFQGSELDGFPAPVVILPFMKHGDLHSFLLYSRLGDQPVFLPTQMLVKFMADIASGMEYLSTKRFIHRDLAARNCMLNENMSVCVADFGLSKKIYNGDYYRQGRIAKMPVKWIAIESLADRVYTSKSDVWSFGVTMWEIATRGQTPYPGVENSEIYDYLHQGNRLKQPVDCLDGLYALMSQCWELNPQDRPSFSQLREDLENTLKTLPPAQEPDEILYVNMDEGGSHAEPLGAAGGADPPNQPDPKDSCSCLTAAEVHPAGRYVLCPSTAPGPTLPADRGSPAPPGQEDGA encoded by the exons GCCTGAACAAGACGTCTTCTTTCTCCTGTGAAGCCCATAATGCCAAGGGGGTCACCACATCCCGCACAGCCATCATCACAG TGCTTCCCCAGCGGCCCCATGACCTCCACTTGGTTTCCAGTCTGCCCACAAAGCTGGAGGCGGTTTGGACACCAGGCCTGAGCGGCATCTATCCCCTCACCCACTGCACCCTGCAG GCTGTGCTGTCAGATGATGGGGTCGGCATCAGGCTGGGAGAGCCAGATCCCCCGGAGGAGCCCCTCACCATGCAAGTATCCGTCCCCCCTCACCAACTACAGCTGGACAGCCTCCGTCCTCACAGTCCTTATCACATCAGGGTGGCATGTGCCAGTAGCCAGGGCCCCTCACCCTGGACCCACTGGCTTCCCGTGGAGACGCCTGAGGGAG TGCCTCTGGGCCCCCCTAAGAACGTTACCGCCATACGGAATGGGAGCCAAGCCATCGTGCGTTGGCAGAAGCCAATGGCACCTCTGCAGGGCACTCTGTTAGGGTACCGGCTGGCCTATCGAGGCCAGGACACTCCTGAG GTGCTAATGGACATAGGACTAAAGCAAGAGGTGACCCTGGAGCTGCGGGAGGACAGGACCGTGCCCAACCTGACGGTGTGTGTGGCAGCCTACACCGCCTCTGGGGATGGACCCTGGAGCCTCCCCGTGCCCCTAGAGCCTTGGCGCCCAG GGCAAAGACAGCCAGTGCACCAGCTGG TGAGTGAACCTCCAGCCCCCTCCTTCTCATGGCCCTGGTGGTATGTACTGCTGGGAGCAGTTGTGGCCGCTGCCTGTGTCTTCATCTTGGCCCTGTTCCTCATCCATCGGCGGAAGAAGGAGACCCGCTATGG AGAGGTGTTTGAACCAACAGTGGAGAGGGGCGAGCTGGTGGTCAGGTATCGTGTTCGCAAGTCCTACAGTCGCCGGACTACTGAAGCCACCT TGAACAGCCTGGGAATCAGCGAAGAGCTGAAGGAGAAGCTGCGGGATGTGATGGTGGACCGGCATAAGGTGGCCCTGGGGAAGACCCTGGGAGAAG GAGAGTTTGGAGCTGTGATGGAGGGCCAGCTCAACCAGGATGACTCCATCCTCAAGGTGGCTGTGAAGACAATGAAGA tTGCCATCTGCACAAGGTCGGAGCTGGAGGATTTCCTGAGTGAAGCTGTCTGCATGAAAGAATTTGACCACCCAAATGTCATGAGGCTCATCG GCGTCTGTTTCCAGGGTTCCGAACTAGATGGCTTCCCTGCACCTGTGGTCATCTTACCTTTCATGAAACATGGAGATCTACACAGCTTCCTTCTCTATTCTCGACTCGGGGACCAGCCAGTG TTCCTGCCCACTCAGATGCTGGTGAAGTTTATGGCAGACATTGCCAGTGGCATGGAGTATTTGAGCACCAAGAGATTCATACATCGGGACCTGGCCGCCAGGAACTGCAT GCTGAATGAGAACATGTCCGTGTGTGTGGCGGACTTTGGGCTCTCCAAAAAGATCTACAATGGGGACTACTACCGCCAGGGACGTATTGCCAAGATGCCAGTCAAGTGGATCGCCATTGAGAGCCTGGCTGACCGTGTCTACACCAGCAAGAGTGATGTG TGGTCCTTCGGGGTGACAATGTGGGAAATTGCCACTCGGGGCCAAACCCCATATCCAGGAGTGGAGAACAGTGAGATTTACGACTACCTGCATCAGGGAAACCGCCTGAAGCAGCCTGTGGACTGTCTGGATGGATT GTATGCCCTGATGTCCCAGTGCTGGGAGCTAAACCCCCAGGACCGGCCAAGTTTTTCACAGCTACGGGAAGATCTGGAGAACACACTAAAGaccctgccacctgcccaggagCCTGATGAAATCCTCTATGTCAACATGGATGAGGGTGGGAGTCATGCTGAACCACTTGGAGCTGCTGGAGGAGCTGACCCCCCAAACCAGCCTGACCCTAAGGATTCCTGCAGCTGCCTCACCGCGGCTGAGGTCCATCCTGCTGGGCGCTATGTCCTCTGCCCTTCTACAGCCCCTGGCCCCACCTTACCTGCTGACAGGGGCTCCCCAGCACCACCAGGGCAGGAGGATGGAGCCTGA